One Etheostoma cragini isolate CJK2018 chromosome 6, CSU_Ecrag_1.0, whole genome shotgun sequence DNA window includes the following coding sequences:
- the LOC117946907 gene encoding uncharacterized protein LOC117946907, which produces MYSLMMERGKQRRQNVQEGGSGRDLMDAGRFCFSCEQIYANRKCLEEHVCSAASHICSCGTEFAEYKDMLEHSTTHEPGHQVLDHDTIRKRRIEKRIEEEKQLKRLRTGEVVWETPKLYNGPSMSLPGKPMLQAPITSASFPHVPKQSKQISQVPQLYNSMSQASLLPNPSPHEKDMQNIFAGVGAPTVDLWTLYQPVVLLQTVRTFTKSKPYTCGKCGQCFTTKTSLICHHSTHVTDKVSGCIGCGLLLSSKKMVPRFHFCKAPNTATKFRIITARPLNFKNHRSPSVQGPCATSSLQLKSQNPTAASEVSRAPLMSSNLQFRNPKICTFKKSNQGLRVSPSLQAKGQHPSAYNRTSQVLPVTHSMQVKIATKSGSGVSSKPMQTCSASNRFPCRVCYLPFETAQLLQRHKCVKAEEFMAQHVQGGKQNNKFKRVTPVMSLNPVQVNGERKLVFSSSDNMKKNQSMAVVLDKGQGAAAVNGKIDVDKEDDCYIVESGPDKPAEMIYQVTSSVPIKT; this is translated from the coding sequence ATGTATAGCCTGATGATGGAGCGAGGAAAGCAAAGACGGCAAAATGTCCAGGAGGGTGGCTCGGGTAGAGATTTGATGGATGCCGGACGGTTTTGTTTCAGCTGTGAGCAGATATATGCAAATCGTAAATGCTTGGAGGAACACGTTTGTTCTGCTGCAAGCCACATCTGTTCCTGTGGAACCGAATTCGCCGAATACAAAGACATGCTGGAGCACAGCACCACACATGAACCGGGACACCAAGTGCTGGATCATGATACAATAAGGAAGCGCAGAATTGAGAAGCGCATAGAAGAGGAGAAGCAGTTGAAAAGACTACGGACCGGGGAAGTTGTCTGGGAGACCCCTAAATTGTACAATGGGCCATCAATGTCTTTGCCAGGGAAGCCTATGCTGCAAGCACCCATTACATCAGCATCTTTCCCGCATGTTCCCAAGCAGTCCAAACAGATTTCACAAGTGCCTCAGTTGTACAACTCTATGTCACAAGCATCTTTGCTCCCAAATCCTAGCCCCCATGAAAAAGACATGCAGAATATTTTTGCGGGTGTGGGTGCACCAACAGTGGATCTTTGGACACTTTACCAGCCTGTCGTGTTGTTGCAAACGGTGCGCACATTTACCAAGTCAAAGCCTTACACGTGCGGTAAATGTGGGCAGTGTTTTACAACAAAGACCTCTCTCATCTGCCACCACAGCACTCATGTCACAGATAAAGTTTCTGGCTGTATAGGATGTGGGCTGCTGCTCTCCAGCAAGAAGATGGTGCCTCGCTTCCATTTTTGTAAGGCGCCAAACACCGCTACCAAATTCCGAATCATCACTGCTAGGCCACTGAATTTTAAGAATCACAGGAGTCCAAGTGTTCAGGGGCCTTGTGCCACTTCCTCCCTACAGTTGAAAAGCCAGAATCCCACGGCAGCCAGTGAAGTCAGTCGGGCACCTCTTATGAGTTCCAACCTGCAGTTCAGAAATCCGAAGATATGCACATTCAAAAAAAGCAATCAGGGGCTTCGTGTCTCTCCATCCCTGCAGGCGAAGGGTCAGCATCCCAGTGCATACAATAGAACCAGTCAGGTGCTTCCTGTCACACACTCCATGCAGGTGAAGATCGCCACAAAGTCTGGATCAGGTGTGTCAAGCAAACCAATGCAGACATGTTCTGCATCAAATCGGTTCCCATGTCGAGTCTGTTATCTTCCATTTGAAACGGCTCAGCTTCTACAGAGACACAAGTGTGTCAAAGCAGAGGAGTTTATGGCACAGCATGTGCAAGGcggaaaacaaaataacaaattcaaGAGGGTGACCCCGGTGATGAGCCTAAATCCTGTTCAGGTGAATGGTGAGAGAAAACTTGTGTTTTCATCTTCTGATAACATGAAGAAAAACCAATCCATGGCTGTCGTCCTGGATAAAGGGCAAGGGGCGGCTGCTGTCAATGGGAAAATTGATGTGGATAAGGAAGATGATTGTTACATAGTTGAAAGTGGACCAGACAAACCTGCTGAGATGATATACCAAGTAACCTCGTCTGTCCCTATTAAGACTTGA
- the si:dkeyp-84f3.9 gene encoding uncharacterized protein si:dkeyp-84f3.9 isoform X1, translating to MGSKMSFSRGSSDQNTVSELTSVASHPRNSIHAPLDCKQIPEDRRCSKDLDSSWGEEMKATEVTEPAPESHPSGHVESDGRVNSETVGGTSCQPSGQISSHTGMEAKCQMTSASVCSSTTDSHGQPVAVRRRPGRPRKRRRLLTKDKKDPDSAGCDAVQHKEISTTIPLPTCLENHNRDDVPNAVDVPLINNTPHNEKSGPHNVSDGKVEDSVPVLPKRRRGRPNKAQIAAFKAMVAEAAAARAPAASANANNVSGPARRLRSRGEQPPSTPDGMPESDSKVHPKQTQVTPSESSTTLNFQGNKRRSAKLAYQQVPAKLSKLDVSQDASALLSHNTACGERAETDKQMECNSEKQETDTDGKSSQLSPQSQGHVITSEGSNSLNLVIPTECCDPKIKQSADTNGSGESQSKSSLESPKNANLQNTEPCSIGVITFSELSPKPVGFPPAVKAENIEMELDPLNPGSESNSPTLQSNANTSAKLSQRNTFRRKKGGKRRRKSNVLFQREQLEASNDIEQNTDCGDGDKEASSNFSYTKKGGRTLLQCGYCSQTFKFLSQFIIHQRVHTGERPFKCPECGRGFSKNSNLNLHLKTHKKSNMYKKCPLCKIKFSCLEYASHMKIHAHVLDQDSEDDKSERRSSTRGHENSQELCRPVSPVKRERKVCQYCGKTFPFQSALIRHVRVHTGEKPYKCDICGKAFGQAYFLRVHELTHWSVKRYNCTRCDKSFTHYSNAKNHSCRPPGTGDDLQANRRVKPSLTYTCHICKNVFDHLQEFNSHMRAHTGAKLYRCLYCDKLFGVLSEFSTHRSQCSGEDKASSSSAIKEEETMSLIQYTVPALRCSSGQNSASPLTGANCETQKEPSQTSHKKRFANLKKPFQSTGTPAHPLSHIVSKLNKLDNRSDPRKYLCPSCGRLFRHMGRLRAHMLTHAPGQSYTCGCCGKTLENWRKLWHHQRTHRQRRGRFTCPQCGQGFRFVEPYKKHMSEHPEFQWIQVRPKKVFLPYKCEQCKCSFQTLDLLFSHQLCHSSTHKDPDFDISMDDHASQSNKKMFSPPTNNHIAKLCPDPEVNLSPLGPLSTCPDPVTPELPQKPMFSFVQSKGLDLGQTSLHPSCTHSIQERETSRDRIDENALGKPFTPLRTVKRRVSARMSNEGSADGVRCAVCGDAYPDISDLYHHYLQHARGQL from the exons ATGGGGAGTAAAATGTCCTTCAGCAGAGGAAGCAGTGACCAAAATACAGTCTCTGAGTTAACTTCTGTGGCATCGCATCCTCGCAATTCCATACATGCCCCTTTGGACTGCAAGCAG ATACCAGAAGACAGGAGATGCAGTAAAGACCTGGACTCCAGTTGgggagaggaaatgaaagcaaCAGAAGTGACTGAACCTGCACCTGAATCCCACCCATCGGGGCATGTGGAGTCCGATGGCCGTGTTAACTCTGAAACAGTAGGCGGAACAAGTTGTCAACCCAGTGGGCAGATATCCTCACACACAGGGATGGAAGCAAAGTGTCAAATGACATCTGCAAGCGTGTGCAGCTCTACAACAGACAGCCATGGACAGCCTGTGGCGGTCCGCAGGAGACCCGGGCGCCCACGTAAAAGAAGACGGTTGTtgactaaagacaaaaaagacccAGATTCTGCTGGTTGTGATGCAGTTCAACATAAGGAGATCAGCACGACAATACCTTTGCCAACATGCTTAGAGAACCACAACCGTGATGATGTGCCTAACGCCGTAGACGTTCCATTAATCAATAATACACCCCATAATGAGAAGTCTGGTCCTCATAATGTCTCTGATGGTAAAGTAGAAGACAGTGTCCCTGTGCtgccaaaaagaagaagaggaaggccGAATAAAGCACAGATCGCGGCTTTTAAAGCTATGGTCgctgaggctgctgctgccagaGCTCCTGCCGCCTCTGCTAATGCTAATAATGTTAGCGGTCCTGCACGGAGACTAAGGAGCAGAGGGGAACAGCCGCCTTCAACACCGGATGGAATGCCTGAATCTGATAGCAAGGTCCACCCCAAGCAGACTCAAGTGACTCCTTCAGAAAGCAGTACTACATTAAACTTTCAAGGTAATAAAAGACGAAGCGCTAAACTGGCTTATCAGCAAGTTCCTGCTAAATTGTCCAAACTCGATGTTTCCCAGGATGCCTCAGCACTATTAAGCCACAACACAGCCTGTGGGGAGAGAGCAGAGACCGATAAACAAATGGAATGTAACAGTGAGAAACAAGAGACTGATACGGATGGAAAGAGCTCTCAACTCTCCCCACAGTCTCAAGGACATGTTATTACTTCTGAGGGTTCGAACAGTCTAAACTTGGTAATTCCTACTGAGTGTTGTGaccccaaaataaaacagtcagCTGACACGAATGGCAGCGGGGAGTCGCAATCAAAAAGCAGTCTTGAATCCCCAAAGAATGCGAACCTGCAGAATACGGAGCCCTGTAGCATTGGTGTCATAACCTTCTCTGAACTATCACCTAAACCTGTCGGATTCCCCCCCGCTGTGAAAGCGGAGAATATCGAGATGGAGCTGGATCCTTTAAATCCTGGGTCTGAGTCAAATAGTCCTACTTTACAAAGCAATGCCAACACTTCAGCTAAGCTAAGTCAGCGAAATACTTTCAGGCGCAAGAAAGGCggcaagagaagaagaaaaagtaatgttttgttCCAGAGAGAGCAACTTGAAGCCAGCAATGACATTGAACAAAATACCGACTGCGGTGACGGGGATAAAGAGGCCAGCTCGAATTTCAGCTACACTAAAAAAGGGGGGAGAACTCTGTTGCAATGTGGTTATTGTAGTCAGACCTTTAAATTTCTCTCTCAGTTCATCATCCATCAGCGCGTTCATACAGGAGAGCGACCTTTCAAATGCCCTGAATGTGGCAGAGGTTTTAGCAAAAATTCCAACTTAAATCTTCATCTCAAGACGCACAAAAAGAGCaacatgtataaaaaatgtCCCCTTTGCAAGATCAAATTCTCTTGCTTGGAATATGCCTCTCATATGAAGATACACGCACACGTGCTGGACCAGGACTCTGAGGATGACAAATCAGAAAGACGCAGCTCCACTAGGGGCCATGAAAACAGTCAGGAACTTTGTAGACCAGTTTCCCCagtaaagagagaaaggaaagtgtGCCAGTACTGCGGTAAAACATTCCCGTTTCAGTCTGCCCTCATAAGACATGTGCGTGtccacactggagagaagccctATAAATGTGATATATGTGGCAAAGCTTTCGGTCAGGCCTATTTCCTCCGTGTTCACGAGCTAACACACTGGTCGGTAAAGCGTTACAACTGTACACGCTGTGACAAATCATTCACTCATTATAGCAATGCAAAAAATCACAGCTGCAGACCTCCGGGAACCGGTGACGATTTACAAGCCAACAGACGTGTGAAGCCTTCACTAACGTACACATGCCACATCTGCAAGAATGTTTTTGACCATCTACAGGAGTTCAACAGCCACATGAGAGCCCACACCGGTGCGAAGCTTTATCGCTGCTTGTATTGTGACAAGCTGTTTGGTGTGCTGTCCGAGTTTAGCACCCATCGCAGTCAGTGCAGCGGAGAGGACAAGGCCTCCAGCAGTTCTGCAATCAAAGAGGAGGAGACAATGTCATTGATACAGTACACAGTGCCTGCACTTAGGTGTTCATCTGGACAAAATTCAGCTTCTCCTCTCACAGGAGCAAATTGTGAAACGCAGAAAGAACCATCACAGACCAGCCACAAGAAACGCTTCGCCAACTTAAAGAAACCGTTCCAGTCAACAGGCACACCGGCTCACCCTCTCTCACACATCGTGTCAAAGTTGAACAAATTAGATAACCGCTCAGACCCCAGGAAATATTTATGTCCAAGCTGTGGCCGACTGTTCAGACACATGGGCAGACTCCGAGCCCACATGCTCACCCATGCCCCAGGTCAAAGTTACACTTGTGGCTGTTGCGGCAAGACTCTAGAAAACTGGAGAAAACTGTGGCACCATCAGAGAACCCACCGACAGAGACGCGGCCGCTTCACTTGTCCTCAGTGCGGGCAAGGTTTTCGGTTCGTGGAGCCttataaaaaacacatgagTGAGCACCCGGAGTTCCAGTGGATTCAGGTCAGGCCCAAAAAAGTGTTTCTGCCTTATAAATGTGAGCAGTGCAAGTGCAGCTTTCAGACTCTGGATTTACTGTTCAGTCATCAGCTTTGCCATTCCTCAACGCACAAGGACCCTGATTTTGATATATCTATGGATGATCATGCTTCACAGtcaaacaagaaaatgtttagCCCTCCCACGAACAACCACATAGCTAAACTATGTCCAGATCCAGAGGTAAACCTCTCTCCTCTAGGCCCCTTATCCACATGTCCAGACCCAGTAACTCCCGAGTTGCCTCAAAAACCAATGTTTTCCTTTGTCCAGAGTAAGGGTCTTGATTTGGGTCAAACTTCCCTGCATCCTAGCTGCACACATTCAATCCAAGAGAGAGAAACCAGTCGAGACAGAATAGATGAAAATGCACTTGGAAAACCTTTTACTCCTTTGAGAACCGTGAAAAGACGCGTGAGTGCCAGAATGTCAAATGAAGGGTCTGCAGATGGAGTTAGGTGTGCTGTGTGTGGGGATGCATATCCTGACATTTCAGACCTTTATCATCATTATTTGCAGCATGCTAGAGGCCAGTTGTAA
- the si:dkeyp-84f3.9 gene encoding zinc finger protein 629 isoform X2 — protein MKATEVTEPAPESHPSGHVESDGRVNSETVGGTSCQPSGQISSHTGMEAKCQMTSASVCSSTTDSHGQPVAVRRRPGRPRKRRRLLTKDKKDPDSAGCDAVQHKEISTTIPLPTCLENHNRDDVPNAVDVPLINNTPHNEKSGPHNVSDGKVEDSVPVLPKRRRGRPNKAQIAAFKAMVAEAAAARAPAASANANNVSGPARRLRSRGEQPPSTPDGMPESDSKVHPKQTQVTPSESSTTLNFQGNKRRSAKLAYQQVPAKLSKLDVSQDASALLSHNTACGERAETDKQMECNSEKQETDTDGKSSQLSPQSQGHVITSEGSNSLNLVIPTECCDPKIKQSADTNGSGESQSKSSLESPKNANLQNTEPCSIGVITFSELSPKPVGFPPAVKAENIEMELDPLNPGSESNSPTLQSNANTSAKLSQRNTFRRKKGGKRRRKSNVLFQREQLEASNDIEQNTDCGDGDKEASSNFSYTKKGGRTLLQCGYCSQTFKFLSQFIIHQRVHTGERPFKCPECGRGFSKNSNLNLHLKTHKKSNMYKKCPLCKIKFSCLEYASHMKIHAHVLDQDSEDDKSERRSSTRGHENSQELCRPVSPVKRERKVCQYCGKTFPFQSALIRHVRVHTGEKPYKCDICGKAFGQAYFLRVHELTHWSVKRYNCTRCDKSFTHYSNAKNHSCRPPGTGDDLQANRRVKPSLTYTCHICKNVFDHLQEFNSHMRAHTGAKLYRCLYCDKLFGVLSEFSTHRSQCSGEDKASSSSAIKEEETMSLIQYTVPALRCSSGQNSASPLTGANCETQKEPSQTSHKKRFANLKKPFQSTGTPAHPLSHIVSKLNKLDNRSDPRKYLCPSCGRLFRHMGRLRAHMLTHAPGQSYTCGCCGKTLENWRKLWHHQRTHRQRRGRFTCPQCGQGFRFVEPYKKHMSEHPEFQWIQVRPKKVFLPYKCEQCKCSFQTLDLLFSHQLCHSSTHKDPDFDISMDDHASQSNKKMFSPPTNNHIAKLCPDPEVNLSPLGPLSTCPDPVTPELPQKPMFSFVQSKGLDLGQTSLHPSCTHSIQERETSRDRIDENALGKPFTPLRTVKRRVSARMSNEGSADGVRCAVCGDAYPDISDLYHHYLQHARGQL, from the coding sequence atgaaagcaaCAGAAGTGACTGAACCTGCACCTGAATCCCACCCATCGGGGCATGTGGAGTCCGATGGCCGTGTTAACTCTGAAACAGTAGGCGGAACAAGTTGTCAACCCAGTGGGCAGATATCCTCACACACAGGGATGGAAGCAAAGTGTCAAATGACATCTGCAAGCGTGTGCAGCTCTACAACAGACAGCCATGGACAGCCTGTGGCGGTCCGCAGGAGACCCGGGCGCCCACGTAAAAGAAGACGGTTGTtgactaaagacaaaaaagacccAGATTCTGCTGGTTGTGATGCAGTTCAACATAAGGAGATCAGCACGACAATACCTTTGCCAACATGCTTAGAGAACCACAACCGTGATGATGTGCCTAACGCCGTAGACGTTCCATTAATCAATAATACACCCCATAATGAGAAGTCTGGTCCTCATAATGTCTCTGATGGTAAAGTAGAAGACAGTGTCCCTGTGCtgccaaaaagaagaagaggaaggccGAATAAAGCACAGATCGCGGCTTTTAAAGCTATGGTCgctgaggctgctgctgccagaGCTCCTGCCGCCTCTGCTAATGCTAATAATGTTAGCGGTCCTGCACGGAGACTAAGGAGCAGAGGGGAACAGCCGCCTTCAACACCGGATGGAATGCCTGAATCTGATAGCAAGGTCCACCCCAAGCAGACTCAAGTGACTCCTTCAGAAAGCAGTACTACATTAAACTTTCAAGGTAATAAAAGACGAAGCGCTAAACTGGCTTATCAGCAAGTTCCTGCTAAATTGTCCAAACTCGATGTTTCCCAGGATGCCTCAGCACTATTAAGCCACAACACAGCCTGTGGGGAGAGAGCAGAGACCGATAAACAAATGGAATGTAACAGTGAGAAACAAGAGACTGATACGGATGGAAAGAGCTCTCAACTCTCCCCACAGTCTCAAGGACATGTTATTACTTCTGAGGGTTCGAACAGTCTAAACTTGGTAATTCCTACTGAGTGTTGTGaccccaaaataaaacagtcagCTGACACGAATGGCAGCGGGGAGTCGCAATCAAAAAGCAGTCTTGAATCCCCAAAGAATGCGAACCTGCAGAATACGGAGCCCTGTAGCATTGGTGTCATAACCTTCTCTGAACTATCACCTAAACCTGTCGGATTCCCCCCCGCTGTGAAAGCGGAGAATATCGAGATGGAGCTGGATCCTTTAAATCCTGGGTCTGAGTCAAATAGTCCTACTTTACAAAGCAATGCCAACACTTCAGCTAAGCTAAGTCAGCGAAATACTTTCAGGCGCAAGAAAGGCggcaagagaagaagaaaaagtaatgttttgttCCAGAGAGAGCAACTTGAAGCCAGCAATGACATTGAACAAAATACCGACTGCGGTGACGGGGATAAAGAGGCCAGCTCGAATTTCAGCTACACTAAAAAAGGGGGGAGAACTCTGTTGCAATGTGGTTATTGTAGTCAGACCTTTAAATTTCTCTCTCAGTTCATCATCCATCAGCGCGTTCATACAGGAGAGCGACCTTTCAAATGCCCTGAATGTGGCAGAGGTTTTAGCAAAAATTCCAACTTAAATCTTCATCTCAAGACGCACAAAAAGAGCaacatgtataaaaaatgtCCCCTTTGCAAGATCAAATTCTCTTGCTTGGAATATGCCTCTCATATGAAGATACACGCACACGTGCTGGACCAGGACTCTGAGGATGACAAATCAGAAAGACGCAGCTCCACTAGGGGCCATGAAAACAGTCAGGAACTTTGTAGACCAGTTTCCCCagtaaagagagaaaggaaagtgtGCCAGTACTGCGGTAAAACATTCCCGTTTCAGTCTGCCCTCATAAGACATGTGCGTGtccacactggagagaagccctATAAATGTGATATATGTGGCAAAGCTTTCGGTCAGGCCTATTTCCTCCGTGTTCACGAGCTAACACACTGGTCGGTAAAGCGTTACAACTGTACACGCTGTGACAAATCATTCACTCATTATAGCAATGCAAAAAATCACAGCTGCAGACCTCCGGGAACCGGTGACGATTTACAAGCCAACAGACGTGTGAAGCCTTCACTAACGTACACATGCCACATCTGCAAGAATGTTTTTGACCATCTACAGGAGTTCAACAGCCACATGAGAGCCCACACCGGTGCGAAGCTTTATCGCTGCTTGTATTGTGACAAGCTGTTTGGTGTGCTGTCCGAGTTTAGCACCCATCGCAGTCAGTGCAGCGGAGAGGACAAGGCCTCCAGCAGTTCTGCAATCAAAGAGGAGGAGACAATGTCATTGATACAGTACACAGTGCCTGCACTTAGGTGTTCATCTGGACAAAATTCAGCTTCTCCTCTCACAGGAGCAAATTGTGAAACGCAGAAAGAACCATCACAGACCAGCCACAAGAAACGCTTCGCCAACTTAAAGAAACCGTTCCAGTCAACAGGCACACCGGCTCACCCTCTCTCACACATCGTGTCAAAGTTGAACAAATTAGATAACCGCTCAGACCCCAGGAAATATTTATGTCCAAGCTGTGGCCGACTGTTCAGACACATGGGCAGACTCCGAGCCCACATGCTCACCCATGCCCCAGGTCAAAGTTACACTTGTGGCTGTTGCGGCAAGACTCTAGAAAACTGGAGAAAACTGTGGCACCATCAGAGAACCCACCGACAGAGACGCGGCCGCTTCACTTGTCCTCAGTGCGGGCAAGGTTTTCGGTTCGTGGAGCCttataaaaaacacatgagTGAGCACCCGGAGTTCCAGTGGATTCAGGTCAGGCCCAAAAAAGTGTTTCTGCCTTATAAATGTGAGCAGTGCAAGTGCAGCTTTCAGACTCTGGATTTACTGTTCAGTCATCAGCTTTGCCATTCCTCAACGCACAAGGACCCTGATTTTGATATATCTATGGATGATCATGCTTCACAGtcaaacaagaaaatgtttagCCCTCCCACGAACAACCACATAGCTAAACTATGTCCAGATCCAGAGGTAAACCTCTCTCCTCTAGGCCCCTTATCCACATGTCCAGACCCAGTAACTCCCGAGTTGCCTCAAAAACCAATGTTTTCCTTTGTCCAGAGTAAGGGTCTTGATTTGGGTCAAACTTCCCTGCATCCTAGCTGCACACATTCAATCCAAGAGAGAGAAACCAGTCGAGACAGAATAGATGAAAATGCACTTGGAAAACCTTTTACTCCTTTGAGAACCGTGAAAAGACGCGTGAGTGCCAGAATGTCAAATGAAGGGTCTGCAGATGGAGTTAGGTGTGCTGTGTGTGGGGATGCATATCCTGACATTTCAGACCTTTATCATCATTATTTGCAGCATGCTAGAGGCCAGTTGTAA